One genomic segment of Devosia sp. includes these proteins:
- a CDS encoding ABC transporter ATP-binding protein, translating to MASHAGSLTQANTARVRGLTRRFGQRTVLNGVNLDIRPGEFVALLGKSGSGKSTVLKAIAGLDYDVAGAGTIHKPERISVVFQDARLLPWHTVLQNVTLGLSGPQGQDAGRQALAEVGLAGRENAWPIELSGGEQQRVALARSLVREPALLLADEPFGALDALTRIKMHDLLRELCARHRPGVLLITHDVDEAITLADRVLVLDDGQFVEDIAVDLSVPRDHGDRAFARLRKHLLSRLGIGATDTRAA from the coding sequence ATGGCGTCGCACGCTGGATCACTGACACAAGCCAACACGGCGCGTGTCCGCGGGCTGACGCGCCGGTTCGGCCAGCGCACCGTCCTCAACGGAGTGAACCTCGATATCCGGCCGGGCGAGTTCGTCGCCCTTCTGGGCAAGAGCGGCTCAGGCAAATCCACGGTCCTCAAGGCCATTGCCGGGCTCGACTATGACGTCGCCGGCGCGGGCACCATCCATAAGCCGGAGCGCATCTCGGTCGTCTTTCAGGATGCCCGGCTCCTGCCCTGGCACACGGTCCTGCAGAACGTGACGCTCGGCCTGTCCGGCCCGCAGGGGCAGGATGCGGGCCGCCAGGCTCTGGCCGAAGTGGGCCTCGCCGGACGGGAAAATGCCTGGCCGATCGAGCTTTCGGGCGGCGAGCAGCAGCGCGTCGCCCTGGCCCGGTCCCTGGTGCGCGAACCGGCCCTGCTTCTGGCCGACGAACCCTTCGGGGCTCTCGACGCCCTGACGCGGATCAAGATGCACGACCTGCTGCGCGAACTCTGTGCCCGGCACCGGCCCGGCGTGCTGCTGATCACGCATGATGTCGACGAGGCCATCACCCTGGCCGATCGCGTCCTCGTGCTCGACGACGGCCAGTTCGTCGAGGACATCGCAGTCGACCTCTCCGTCCCCCGCGATCACGGCGACCGGGCATTCGCACGATTGCGCAAACACCTTCTTTCCCGCCTCGGGATCGGCGCCACCGACACCCGGGCCGCCTGA
- a CDS encoding ABC transporter substrate-binding protein produces MSHPILSRRLFIASGLAALAVAGPVRAQGDAPIPEQVPPGTRLVIGDPQTQFALQLSGLIDELSFDVEWANISGGPQTSEAFRARALDLGSVAEIPGIFANWNNLPVRFVAYREKTDPIGHPIYVFGIAPGARGVASLKDFAGKRIAFSPGQAQGALVLRALKAAGLTTADVTLVELPSTGDVYPVALASNQVDIAPLGGTSTPRYLTQYGKDGATVISHGLRDDPGHLYAPQWVLDDPAKAAAIREYVGLWARARQWVDENPQLWIDEYLIRDQGLSREDAEYLSEATGTYAVPGSWDEVKTRHQATIDLLAAELGYQPYDVELLFDNRFETVAADALAAGS; encoded by the coding sequence ATGTCTCATCCCATCCTATCCCGTCGCCTGTTCATCGCCAGCGGCCTGGCCGCCCTGGCCGTGGCTGGCCCGGTCCGCGCCCAGGGCGACGCCCCCATTCCCGAACAGGTACCGCCCGGCACCAGGCTGGTGATCGGGGATCCGCAAACCCAGTTCGCGCTGCAACTGTCCGGTCTCATCGATGAACTCAGCTTCGACGTCGAGTGGGCCAATATCAGCGGCGGGCCTCAGACGTCGGAGGCGTTCCGGGCCCGTGCGCTTGATCTTGGATCGGTCGCCGAAATTCCCGGCATCTTCGCAAACTGGAACAATCTACCGGTTCGTTTCGTCGCCTATCGCGAGAAGACCGATCCGATCGGGCACCCCATCTATGTCTTCGGCATCGCGCCCGGTGCCAGGGGCGTGGCCAGTCTCAAGGACTTTGCCGGCAAGCGGATCGCCTTCAGCCCCGGGCAGGCCCAGGGCGCCCTGGTCCTGCGCGCGCTCAAGGCCGCCGGCCTGACGACTGCCGACGTGACCCTGGTGGAATTGCCAAGCACGGGAGACGTCTATCCCGTCGCGCTCGCGAGCAACCAGGTTGACATCGCGCCCCTCGGGGGCACCAGCACGCCGCGTTACCTGACCCAGTATGGCAAGGATGGCGCCACCGTCATCTCCCACGGCCTGCGCGACGATCCCGGTCACCTCTATGCCCCGCAATGGGTGCTGGACGATCCGGCAAAGGCGGCTGCCATCCGCGAATATGTCGGGCTTTGGGCCCGGGCCCGTCAGTGGGTCGACGAAAATCCACAGCTCTGGATCGACGAATACCTCATCCGCGATCAGGGGCTCTCGCGCGAAGACGCCGAGTATCTGAGCGAGGCCACCGGCACCTATGCCGTTCCGGGCAGCTGGGACGAGGTCAAGACCCGCCACCAGGCCACCATCGACCTGCTCGCCGCAGAGCTCGGCTACCAGCCCTATGACGTCGAGCTGCTGTTCGACAACCGCTTCGAAACCGTGGCCGCCGACGCGCTCGCCGCCGGCAGCTAG
- a CDS encoding sulfate ABC transporter substrate-binding protein yields MGFSVTAHAQDKTLINVSYDPTRELYREFNEAFVSHWQETKGETVAIQVTHGGSGSQARTVIDGLEADVVTLALESDINAIADAVPGLIREDWRGTLDNNNAPYTSTIVFLVRKGNPKNIKDWGDLVQDGVEVITPNPKTSGGARWNFLAAWGWALAQDGGSEETATQFVTDLYKHVPVLDSGARGSTTTFVQRGIGDVLLAWENEAYLALEELGPDAFDIVTPTLSILAEPPVAIVDGNVDKKGSRELAEAYLGYLYSDVGQAIAAKHYYRPFNAAAAAPEDIARFGELNLVTIDDFGGWREAQPRFFGDGGVFDQIYSGPTQ; encoded by the coding sequence ATGGGCTTCTCGGTCACTGCGCACGCGCAGGACAAAACGCTGATCAACGTTTCCTATGACCCCACGCGTGAACTCTATCGGGAGTTCAACGAGGCTTTCGTGAGCCACTGGCAGGAAACCAAGGGCGAGACTGTCGCCATCCAGGTGACCCATGGTGGCTCCGGCTCACAGGCCCGCACCGTCATCGATGGCCTCGAGGCCGATGTGGTGACCCTGGCCCTCGAAAGCGACATCAACGCCATTGCCGACGCCGTACCGGGTCTGATCCGGGAAGACTGGCGCGGCACGCTCGACAACAACAACGCGCCCTACACCTCGACCATCGTGTTCCTTGTGCGCAAGGGCAATCCCAAGAACATCAAGGACTGGGGCGACCTGGTTCAGGATGGCGTCGAGGTGATTACACCCAATCCGAAAACGTCCGGCGGCGCACGCTGGAACTTCCTTGCCGCCTGGGGCTGGGCTCTCGCCCAGGACGGCGGCAGCGAGGAAACGGCCACCCAGTTCGTGACCGATCTCTACAAGCACGTGCCCGTGCTCGACAGCGGTGCCCGCGGCTCGACCACCACCTTCGTCCAGCGCGGGATCGGCGACGTGCTGCTGGCCTGGGAGAACGAGGCCTATCTCGCCCTTGAGGAGCTGGGGCCCGATGCCTTTGACATCGTGACGCCAACCCTGTCCATCCTGGCAGAGCCGCCGGTGGCCATCGTCGATGGCAATGTCGACAAGAAGGGTTCTCGCGAACTGGCCGAAGCCTATCTCGGCTACCTCTATTCCGATGTCGGCCAGGCCATTGCAGCCAAGCACTATTATCGTCCGTTCAATGCCGCGGCTGCGGCGCCGGAGGACATTGCCCGCTTCGGCGAACTCAATCTTGTGACCATCGACGATTTTGGCGGGTGGCGCGAAGCGCAGCCGCGCTTCTTCGGTGACGGCGGCGTCTTCGACCAGATCTATTCCGGTCCGACCCAGTAA
- a CDS encoding ABC transporter permease, producing the protein MTAYISDHDVRTARRLTALRAGIGNRTPDRARRRLGPGTKVPGSLALGPVLLVLAWIAGSGLGLIDPRILPAPWTVGESFVSLVQQGKLQDHFLTSSVRAGLGFSIGTAIGLALAVAAGLSRLGEALIDGPVQIKRAVPTLALIPLFILWFGIGEFMKVTTIALSVIIPIYIHTHNGLRSIDSKYVELAETLRMSQKDFILQVVLPGALPGFLLGLRFAVTLCWTSLVVVEQINATSGLGYMIELARTYGQTGIIFVGLVVYAILGVVSDGAVRLLQGRLLSWRRTLDH; encoded by the coding sequence ATGACAGCATATATTTCCGACCATGACGTAAGAACGGCCCGCAGGCTCACAGCCTTGCGGGCCGGGATCGGCAACCGCACGCCCGACCGGGCCCGCAGGCGGCTCGGCCCGGGCACGAAAGTGCCGGGATCGCTGGCCCTAGGACCGGTTCTGCTGGTCCTTGCCTGGATCGCCGGATCGGGCCTGGGGCTGATCGATCCACGCATCCTGCCAGCCCCCTGGACCGTGGGTGAAAGTTTCGTGAGCCTGGTTCAGCAGGGCAAGTTGCAGGACCATTTCCTGACCTCATCGGTGCGGGCGGGACTGGGTTTTTCCATCGGCACGGCCATCGGCCTGGCCCTGGCAGTCGCGGCCGGCCTCTCCAGATTGGGGGAAGCCCTGATCGACGGGCCGGTGCAGATCAAGCGCGCCGTGCCGACCCTGGCCCTGATCCCGCTCTTCATCCTCTGGTTCGGGATCGGGGAGTTCATGAAGGTCACGACCATCGCCCTGTCGGTGATCATCCCGATCTACATCCACACGCATAACGGCCTGCGCAGCATCGACAGCAAATATGTCGAGCTCGCCGAAACCCTGCGCATGAGCCAGAAGGACTTCATCCTGCAGGTGGTGCTCCCAGGCGCCCTGCCCGGCTTCCTGCTGGGCCTGCGCTTCGCCGTCACCCTGTGCTGGACCTCGCTGGTGGTGGTCGAGCAGATCAATGCGACCAGCGGGCTGGGCTACATGATCGAATTGGCCCGCACCTATGGACAGACCGGAATCATCTTCGTGGGCCTCGTGGTCTATGCGATCCTCGGCGTGGTCTCCGACGGAGCCGTGCGCCTCTTGCAGGGGAGGCTGCTGTCATGGCGTCGCACGCTGGATCACTGA